A DNA window from Immundisolibacter sp. contains the following coding sequences:
- the cas1 gene encoding CRISPR-associated endonuclease Cas1, translating into MGTLYLDRKGLEVTHHAGRLRLRTDGGPAQDVPLALLERVVVTSAVRTDSSALGALAERGIGVLLLGPRSGERVAIVHGRPHQDARVRIGQMRLAQDPAWTLATARRLLAHKVRRQWRLLCQVRRQRADQSRHLTKSIDTVYALLPALDQAGDLATLRGLEGAAAAAHFRALAGVMPPTLGFTARRRRPPPDPVNAALSLGYTLLHFEAVRSAYGAGLDPYIGFLHGLAFGRESLASDLIEPLRPRLDGWLWRLFAERTLRADHFHTEAGRCRLGKAGRQAFFVAYEQFAAPQRRALRHLCRRLAAAARAACPAALTENPDGTEQDALP; encoded by the coding sequence ATGGGCACCCTGTACCTGGACCGCAAGGGCCTGGAAGTGACCCACCACGCCGGCCGACTGCGTCTGCGCACCGACGGCGGCCCGGCGCAGGACGTGCCGCTGGCGCTGCTCGAGCGGGTGGTCGTCACCAGCGCCGTGCGCACCGACAGCAGTGCGCTGGGGGCATTGGCCGAGCGCGGCATCGGCGTGCTGCTGCTTGGCCCCCGCAGCGGCGAGCGGGTGGCCATCGTCCATGGCCGTCCCCATCAGGACGCCCGCGTGCGGATCGGTCAGATGCGCCTGGCGCAGGACCCGGCCTGGACGCTCGCCACCGCGCGTCGCCTTCTGGCCCACAAAGTGCGCCGTCAGTGGCGCCTGCTGTGTCAGGTCAGACGCCAGCGGGCCGATCAGTCACGCCATCTGACCAAAAGCATCGACACTGTGTACGCCCTGCTGCCGGCGCTGGACCAGGCCGGCGACCTGGCCACGCTGCGCGGTCTGGAAGGGGCTGCCGCCGCAGCCCACTTTCGCGCCCTGGCCGGGGTCATGCCGCCGACGCTTGGCTTTACCGCCCGCCGCCGCCGACCGCCGCCGGATCCTGTCAACGCGGCCCTGTCGCTCGGCTACACGCTGCTGCATTTCGAGGCCGTGCGCAGCGCCTACGGCGCCGGGCTGGACCCGTACATCGGCTTTCTGCACGGCCTGGCCTTCGGCCGCGAATCGCTGGCCAGCGACCTCATCGAACCGCTGCGCCCGCGCCTGGATGGCTGGCTGTGGCGGCTGTTTGCCGAACGCACCCTGCGCGCCGATCACTTCCACACCGAGGCCGGTCGCTGCCGCCTGGGCAAGGCCGGCCGGCAGGCCTTCTTCGTCGCTTACGAACAGTTCGCTGCGCCGCAGCGTCGGGCACTGCGCCACCTGTGCCGGCGCCTGGCCGCCGCCGCGCGCGCCGCCTGTCCAGCCGCCCTGACCGAGAACCCCGATGGGACCGAGCAAGACGCTTTACCTTGA
- a CDS encoding CRISPR-associated endonuclease Cas2 has product MPDRALHLAAYDVACPRRLQAALDLVRAYATGGQKSVYECFLTPAEKGALLADMAALLDSRCDRFFLLRLDPRAQTVALGCAVPAVDPPFFYAG; this is encoded by the coding sequence ATGCCCGACCGTGCCCTGCATCTGGCCGCCTACGACGTGGCCTGCCCGCGCCGGCTGCAAGCCGCGCTCGATCTGGTGCGCGCCTACGCCACCGGCGGTCAGAAATCCGTCTACGAGTGCTTTCTGACGCCGGCCGAGAAAGGCGCCCTGCTGGCCGACATGGCCGCCTTGCTGGACAGCCGCTGCGACCGCTTCTTCCTGCTGCGCCTGGACCCGCGCGCGCAGACCGTGGCGCTGGGTTGCGCCGTGCCGGCGGTCGACCCGCCGTTTTTCTACGCCGGCTGA
- the csx16 gene encoding CRISPR-associated protein Csx16, with translation MTTFFVSRHPGAAAWAQAQGLAVDRLLAHLDPAEVGAGDTVIGTLPVNLAAAVCSQGARYVHLALDLPPDWRGRELSAADMAACGARLEEYCVRRVGS, from the coding sequence ATGACCACCTTCTTCGTCTCCCGCCATCCCGGCGCGGCGGCCTGGGCGCAGGCGCAGGGTCTGGCCGTGGACCGGCTGCTGGCGCACCTGGACCCGGCCGAGGTCGGCGCCGGCGATACCGTCATCGGTACCCTGCCGGTGAACCTGGCCGCGGCGGTTTGCAGCCAGGGCGCGCGTTACGTGCACCTGGCACTGGACCTGCCGCCGGACTGGCGCGGGCGGGAGCTGAGCGCCGCCGACATGGCCGCCTGCGGCGCGCGGCTGGAGGAATACTGCGTGCGGCGCGTGGGGAGTTGA
- the cmr6 gene encoding type III-B CRISPR module RAMP protein Cmr6, translated as MDATIAQLISQQRLPELWNKNDSAAREAWKKVTRLTASDRASMSALGSRQQRLFDMVTAAEGLCLDARATAPFTTGLGNEHPLENGFAFLNPYGLPYLPGSGVKGGLRQAARELASGDWGDAAGWRPDDDKPFSVVIQKKVVALSMCDVLFGPVASGSDSDHVRGALSFWDVIPRIAGDSLLVEIMTPHQSHYYQQKPERKSGDSVTPHDSGQPTPISFLTVPPGSDFSFHVICDRAHLGRLAPALLENDADGKPQWQRLLTAAFEHAFEWLGFGAKTAVGYGAMTRDRQAEQRRERERIEHEARQQAELAAQREAREHAEALERMSPIERSIAEFLDQRPDKNQPELSAVIGAVKQGRWQGEDKIAVARWLEARMREAKGQWKESSQAKKPEKDKDYQNTLLVKAWLGGK; from the coding sequence ATGGACGCAACCATTGCCCAGCTAATCAGTCAACAGCGCTTGCCGGAGCTGTGGAACAAGAACGACTCTGCCGCGCGCGAAGCCTGGAAGAAGGTGACCCGCCTGACTGCCTCCGATCGCGCATCCATGAGCGCGCTGGGAAGCCGACAGCAACGACTGTTCGACATGGTTACAGCCGCCGAAGGACTGTGCCTGGATGCCAGAGCTACCGCGCCCTTCACCACCGGCCTTGGCAACGAACACCCGCTGGAAAACGGGTTTGCCTTCCTGAATCCCTATGGCCTGCCGTATCTTCCGGGCTCCGGCGTCAAGGGCGGGCTGCGCCAGGCGGCGCGGGAGCTGGCCAGCGGCGATTGGGGTGACGCAGCCGGCTGGCGGCCCGATGACGACAAGCCGTTTTCCGTGGTGATACAGAAAAAGGTTGTCGCGCTGTCAATGTGCGACGTGCTGTTTGGCCCCGTAGCGTCTGGCAGCGACTCAGACCACGTGCGCGGCGCGCTGAGCTTCTGGGACGTGATCCCCCGGATCGCCGGCGACAGCCTATTGGTCGAAATCATGACCCCGCACCAGTCGCACTACTACCAGCAAAAACCGGAGCGCAAGTCAGGAGACAGCGTCACTCCCCACGACTCCGGCCAGCCCACACCCATCAGTTTCCTGACCGTGCCGCCGGGCTCGGACTTCAGCTTTCACGTCATCTGCGACAGGGCACACCTGGGTCGCCTGGCGCCGGCGCTGCTCGAAAACGACGCCGATGGCAAGCCGCAGTGGCAGAGGCTGCTCACCGCAGCCTTCGAACACGCCTTCGAATGGCTCGGCTTTGGCGCCAAGACGGCAGTGGGGTACGGCGCCATGACACGGGATCGGCAGGCAGAACAGCGTCGCGAAAGAGAGCGGATCGAACACGAGGCGCGACAACAAGCCGAGCTGGCAGCACAGCGCGAGGCCCGGGAGCATGCAGAAGCACTGGAAAGAATGAGTCCCATCGAGCGATCCATCGCCGAGTTCCTGGACCAGCGCCCGGATAAGAATCAACCTGAACTTTCGGCGGTCATCGGCGCCGTCAAGCAGGGCCGCTGGCAGGGCGAGGACAAGATCGCCGTGGCTCGCTGGCTGGAAGCCAGAATGCGGGAGGCGAAAGGCCAGTGGAAGGAATCCAGCCAAGCCAAAAAGCCCGAGAAGGACAAGGACTACCAGAACACCCTGCTGGTGAAAGCCTGGCTGGGCGGTAAATGA
- a CDS encoding DNA adenine methylase translates to MKTCTLIPWPGGKSRLAPQLMELFDSDHTTYVEPFAGAAAMLFLRSEPAKVEVLNDINGELVTLYRVVKHHLDEFVRQFRWQLVAREEFERLLASAPATLTDIQRAARFLFLQKTSFGAKVSGQTFGTDAGSPPRINLLRLEEDLSAAHLRLARVTIEHLPWDACVARYDRPGTFFFCDPPYWQTEGYGVPFGLDQYQALARTLRSLKGRALLTINDHPDMREVFAGFRQRRLTTRYTIGRSAATKKAPRYELAVMNW, encoded by the coding sequence GTGAAGACCTGCACATTGATTCCATGGCCAGGCGGCAAGAGCCGCCTCGCGCCGCAGCTGATGGAGCTTTTCGATTCGGACCACACGACATACGTCGAGCCCTTCGCGGGTGCGGCAGCCATGCTGTTCCTGCGGTCCGAGCCCGCCAAGGTCGAAGTGCTCAACGATATCAACGGCGAACTGGTGACCCTGTACCGCGTGGTGAAGCATCACCTGGACGAGTTCGTCCGCCAGTTCCGCTGGCAACTGGTGGCACGCGAGGAATTCGAACGGCTGCTGGCCAGCGCGCCGGCCACGCTGACGGATATCCAGCGCGCTGCGCGGTTCCTCTTCCTTCAGAAGACGAGCTTCGGCGCCAAGGTATCCGGCCAGACCTTCGGCACCGACGCCGGCAGCCCGCCCCGCATCAACCTGCTGCGGCTCGAAGAGGATCTGAGCGCGGCGCACCTGCGCCTGGCTCGCGTCACCATCGAGCACCTGCCCTGGGATGCGTGCGTTGCCCGTTATGATCGGCCCGGCACGTTCTTCTTCTGTGACCCGCCGTACTGGCAAACCGAGGGCTACGGCGTCCCGTTCGGCCTCGACCAATACCAAGCCCTGGCGCGGACGCTTAGGAGCCTCAAGGGCCGCGCACTGCTGACAATCAACGACCACCCCGACATGCGGGAAGTGTTCGCCGGATTCCGCCAACGCCGACTCACCACCAGGTACACCATCGGCCGATCAGCGGCCACCAAGAAGGCACCCCGCTACGAGCTGGCAGTGATGAACTGGTGA
- a CDS encoding rhomboid family intramembrane serine protease → MLACITDVREAVVRVGVFHHHDSLHLAANLLMLAACWPSISTTLGARRAVVLLAAAALASNAIAASLLARPVIGASGAAAAALAAYLTVRPHGRLMGCPAGAVALAWLGSQAIFATLGPAYAGIAWPAHLIGAALGALGAQLLRRGCIPPA, encoded by the coding sequence GTGCTGGCTTGCATCACAGATGTGCGCGAAGCTGTTGTGCGCGTCGGCGTGTTTCATCATCACGATAGCCTGCACCTTGCCGCCAATCTGCTCATGCTGGCCGCGTGCTGGCCGTCCATTTCCACCACCCTTGGCGCGCGCCGCGCTGTCGTCCTGCTCGCCGCTGCTGCACTGGCCTCCAACGCCATCGCCGCGAGCCTGCTCGCCCGGCCCGTCATCGGCGCCAGCGGAGCCGCCGCCGCAGCCCTGGCCGCGTACCTCACAGTGCGCCCCCACGGCCGACTGATGGGTTGCCCCGCCGGCGCCGTGGCACTGGCCTGGCTAGGCTCGCAAGCCATCTTCGCCACACTCGGCCCCGCCTACGCCGGCATTGCCTGGCCCGCCCACCTCATCGGCGCCGCCCTGGGCGCGCTGGGTGCGCAGCTGCTGCGCAGGGGGTGCATCCCGCCGGCGTAA
- a CDS encoding DUF2793 domain-containing protein: protein MPSSTEPRSGLKYGWSLGESGWSAEMNDNILRIGRFGLHLSAKDRDLTAPPGSPATGDTYIPAAPATGAWAGHENEATVWDGAAWIFSGPLRTGTLAHIEDEQKLSVFRAGAWSAGVAV from the coding sequence ATGCCATCCAGCACCGAACCCCGCAGCGGCCTTAAATACGGCTGGTCCCTCGGCGAGTCCGGCTGGTCCGCGGAGATGAACGACAACATCCTGCGCATCGGCCGGTTTGGCCTGCACCTGTCGGCCAAGGATCGCGACCTAACCGCCCCGCCAGGCTCCCCCGCCACCGGCGACACCTACATCCCCGCCGCCCCCGCTACAGGGGCCTGGGCCGGCCACGAAAACGAAGCCACGGTGTGGGATGGCGCGGCGTGGATATTCTCCGGCCCCCTGCGCACCGGCACGCTGGCGCACATCGAGGACGAGCAAAAGCTCAGCGTGTTCCGGGCCGGCGCCTGGTCCGCCGGCGTGGCCGTCTGA
- a CDS encoding phage tail protein yields the protein MGGSSKKQTVGYWYKLLYHAGLCKGPIDAFLEFRGGDRTAWQGNLTASGTININKPKLWGGTEEQGGIVSDVDVMFGEATQAPNAYLLANLGAQVPAWRGLATLVFKGGKYGAMNPYPQKASYKIRKIRQGWDTDPCWYPETAPVGKIMQRAPVSNPYGWLAYSTGWLNIGCAEEWTGTYFVNQSWFKGSIDSIRVTKGVARYTTETYAVPTDEFDTSGADPYWANVLFCLLFNGDNGSTTIIDAKGHTVTAYGGAALSTAQSKFGGSSCYFDGIDDRVQIDFTPGEEDLGQTFTLEAWINLDTLSTYMYGNVILSAGPLSIPHRDTDWRVLGDKLSFFINDSGPPVIVDISGDREPIGVGEWHFVSLSRNGATGLYYMHVDGVLATGLPDIDFSMNPAHILYFARTNSDLGREPTANINDASLAAAADTLYAEGFGICTTRDPANESVEEFEQRISKLIDGAFSRDPITGQWHLDLARGDYVLGDLPILTDDDILDFKELPSTLDNAVNSVSVKYFDPEKKETITTPPVQARALIAAFGTIHQTIDYPEIPTASLAARVAQRELQATATPTRALDLVCTRKPFAWRPNTYFRLQAPKRGIADMVCIVGEKETGSLKSGAIRLKATQDIYSLPATAFAQVEPGVDTDPSQTPAPITAQAAFEAPYIEVVSALSRADLEVLPADVGYLATVAADPAVSTNYTAMVDAGAGYIETVDGDWCPSALVVEVASWPDTAFTLSGATRLDEVAVGSAALWDDEIVRVDAIDPAAGTVTLARGCADTVPSQHAAGSRIWFYQDNAAVDLTEYTAGETLAIKLLTNTSSQQLDIGAASAMSLDVVGRAVLPYPPGNVKINGVSYPVALAGNPLIAFGWAHRDRLLQADQLIDTLQASIGPEAATTYTLRLYGETDTLLRTETGLTGSSYTWTDEEADSGLTVPGSPGFTYNEDTFDTDSTSQYTQVADANATWAIASGELTATGGTQAKFIRNGTSYTDVVIEADINTAGDGGLVLRFVNSSNYYLLALYDDSGAAPSQNIRIFKRVGGAYTQLAQANISWARGTSKTIRFRAAGTALTAFVDGQQVASATDSAHAGPGGVGLRNNAGGGNVSKFQAFRWNIQGTQATRLNGRIRAELESVRAGLVSHQKHNITVDRAGWGYQWGNYWGGP from the coding sequence ATGGGCGGCAGCAGTAAGAAGCAGACCGTCGGCTACTGGTACAAGCTGCTGTATCACGCCGGCCTGTGCAAGGGGCCGATCGACGCGTTCCTGGAGTTTCGCGGCGGCGATCGGACGGCCTGGCAGGGCAATCTGACCGCCAGCGGCACCATCAACATCAATAAGCCCAAGCTGTGGGGCGGCACCGAGGAACAGGGCGGCATCGTCAGCGACGTGGACGTGATGTTCGGCGAGGCCACGCAGGCGCCCAACGCCTACCTGCTGGCCAACCTCGGCGCGCAGGTGCCCGCCTGGCGCGGCCTGGCCACGCTGGTTTTCAAGGGCGGCAAATACGGCGCCATGAACCCCTACCCGCAGAAGGCCAGCTACAAGATTCGCAAGATCAGGCAGGGGTGGGATACCGACCCGTGCTGGTATCCGGAAACGGCGCCGGTCGGAAAAATCATGCAGCGAGCGCCCGTCAGCAACCCTTACGGCTGGCTGGCCTATTCCACGGGATGGCTGAATATTGGCTGCGCCGAAGAATGGACAGGTACCTATTTTGTAAATCAGAGCTGGTTTAAAGGGTCTATTGATTCGATTCGGGTGACCAAGGGCGTCGCACGCTATACCACTGAAACCTATGCAGTGCCCACGGATGAATTTGATACCAGCGGCGCAGATCCCTATTGGGCCAACGTATTGTTTTGTCTGTTGTTCAATGGCGATAACGGCAGCACGACGATCATAGATGCCAAGGGCCACACAGTCACCGCCTACGGCGGCGCCGCACTTAGCACGGCGCAAAGCAAATTCGGGGGATCATCGTGTTATTTCGATGGGATAGATGATCGGGTTCAGATCGATTTTACGCCTGGCGAGGAAGACCTGGGCCAAACGTTCACACTGGAGGCGTGGATCAATCTTGATACATTATCCACATATATGTATGGCAATGTTATCCTCAGTGCAGGGCCACTCAGTATTCCTCATAGAGATACAGACTGGCGTGTTTTGGGCGACAAGCTGTCGTTTTTTATAAATGATTCCGGTCCGCCAGTGATTGTAGACATAAGCGGCGACAGAGAACCCATCGGTGTTGGAGAGTGGCACTTTGTTTCACTAAGCAGGAATGGCGCGACCGGGCTGTATTACATGCATGTTGATGGTGTGCTGGCGACTGGTTTGCCAGACATTGATTTTTCGATGAACCCCGCCCACATCCTGTACTTCGCCCGCACAAATTCGGACCTCGGCCGCGAGCCAACGGCCAACATCAACGACGCCAGCCTCGCCGCCGCCGCCGACACGTTGTACGCCGAAGGCTTCGGCATCTGCACCACGCGCGACCCGGCCAACGAGAGCGTCGAGGAGTTCGAGCAGCGCATCAGCAAGCTGATCGACGGCGCCTTCAGCCGCGACCCGATCACTGGCCAGTGGCATCTGGACCTGGCCCGCGGCGACTACGTGCTGGGCGATCTGCCGATCCTGACCGACGACGACATCCTGGACTTCAAGGAGCTGCCGTCCACACTCGACAACGCCGTCAACAGCGTGTCGGTCAAGTATTTCGATCCCGAGAAGAAGGAGACCATCACCACCCCGCCGGTGCAGGCGCGGGCGCTCATCGCGGCCTTCGGCACCATCCACCAGACCATCGACTATCCAGAGATCCCGACCGCCAGCCTCGCCGCCCGCGTGGCGCAGCGCGAGCTGCAGGCCACCGCCACGCCCACGCGTGCCCTCGACCTGGTCTGCACGCGCAAGCCCTTTGCCTGGCGCCCGAACACGTACTTCCGCCTGCAGGCCCCCAAGCGGGGCATCGCCGACATGGTCTGCATCGTGGGCGAAAAGGAGACCGGCAGCCTCAAGAGCGGCGCCATCCGCCTCAAGGCCACGCAGGATATCTACTCGCTGCCCGCCACGGCGTTCGCGCAGGTCGAGCCGGGCGTCGATACCGACCCGTCGCAGACGCCGGCGCCGATCACCGCGCAGGCCGCCTTCGAGGCGCCGTACATCGAGGTGGTCAGCGCACTGAGCCGCGCCGACCTGGAAGTGCTGCCGGCCGACGTCGGCTACCTGGCGACCGTCGCCGCCGATCCTGCCGTCAGCACCAATTACACAGCCATGGTCGACGCCGGAGCGGGATACATCGAAACCGTGGACGGCGACTGGTGTCCGAGCGCATTGGTGGTCGAGGTGGCTTCTTGGCCCGATACCGCCTTCACCCTCAGCGGCGCCACGCGCCTGGACGAAGTCGCAGTCGGTTCGGCCGCGCTGTGGGACGACGAGATCGTCCGCGTCGATGCAATCGACCCTGCGGCTGGCACCGTCACGCTCGCCCGAGGCTGCGCAGATACCGTACCGAGCCAGCATGCCGCGGGCTCGCGGATCTGGTTCTACCAGGACAATGCGGCGGTCGACCTCACCGAGTACACCGCCGGCGAGACGCTGGCTATCAAGCTGCTCACCAACACCAGCAGCCAGCAGCTCGACATCGGCGCCGCCAGCGCCATGTCGCTGGACGTCGTCGGCCGCGCCGTGTTGCCCTACCCGCCCGGCAACGTGAAGATCAACGGGGTCTCCTATCCCGTGGCCCTGGCCGGCAACCCGCTCATCGCCTTCGGCTGGGCGCACCGCGACCGCCTGCTCCAGGCCGATCAGCTCATCGACACACTGCAGGCCAGCATCGGCCCCGAGGCCGCCACCACCTACACCCTGCGCCTGTACGGCGAGACCGACACCCTGCTGCGCACCGAGACGGGGCTGACGGGCAGCAGCTACACGTGGACGGACGAGGAGGCGGACAGCGGGTTGACGGTGCCTGGGTCGCCGGGCTTTACGTACAACGAAGACACCTTCGACACAGACTCCACGTCGCAATACACGCAGGTCGCCGATGCGAATGCCACGTGGGCCATCGCCAGCGGCGAGCTGACCGCGACGGGAGGCACCCAAGCAAAGTTCATTCGCAACGGCACGTCCTATACGGACGTGGTGATCGAGGCGGACATTAACACCGCCGGCGACGGAGGCTTGGTGCTGCGATTCGTCAATAGCAGCAACTACTACCTGCTTGCGCTCTACGATGATTCTGGCGCTGCCCCATCCCAAAACATCAGGATTTTCAAACGCGTCGGCGGCGCCTATACCCAACTAGCACAGGCCAACATCTCGTGGGCGCGCGGCACATCGAAGACGATCCGGTTCCGGGCCGCCGGCACGGCCCTGACAGCGTTCGTGGACGGGCAACAAGTGGCATCGGCAACAGACTCCGCGCACGCTGGCCCCGGCGGTGTCGGATTACGCAACAACGCCGGGGGCGGCAATGTCTCCAAGTTCCAGGCGTTCCGCTGGAACATCCAGGGGACGCAAGCAACTCGCCTCAACGGCCGCATCCGCGCCGAGCTCGAGTCCGTCCGCGCCGGCCTGGTCAGCCATCAGAAACACAACATCACCGTGGACCGCGCCGGCTGGGGCTACCAGTGGGGCAACTACTGGGGCGGCCCGTGA
- a CDS encoding DUF2163 domain-containing protein yields the protein MFETFELSRFLGRPVRLFVFQRQSVVWRFCNADRNLVIGGNTYLAAPIDRGEIKQTAERAKDKLTITLAYLRDPNAPEFPATQALGDNWHPYIPSDSITVTCLATHYGDTDPPAVEWSGIVTQPSFTDIELTLTCEQSPAIAKARNQGPKWQRACWKTVYSTGLRGCNLALDAFEVSTTLSAVNGLDVGSSAFADAPLALDGGWIEWTRLDGLVERRSIMEHSLGNLRLLYGAADLAVGLAVIARPGCQQTWAACVARGNTINYGGAIYKPRKDPTETPMSWT from the coding sequence ATGTTTGAGACGTTCGAGCTATCCCGCTTCCTCGGCCGCCCGGTGCGACTGTTTGTTTTCCAGCGGCAAAGCGTGGTGTGGCGCTTTTGCAATGCCGACCGCAATCTGGTCATCGGCGGCAATACCTATCTGGCCGCGCCCATCGACCGCGGCGAGATAAAACAGACCGCCGAGCGGGCCAAAGACAAGCTCACTATCACGCTGGCCTATCTGCGCGACCCGAACGCGCCGGAATTCCCGGCCACGCAGGCGCTGGGCGACAACTGGCACCCGTATATCCCGAGCGATTCGATTACCGTGACGTGCCTGGCCACGCATTACGGCGACACCGATCCGCCGGCCGTGGAATGGTCCGGCATCGTCACACAGCCGAGCTTCACCGACATCGAGCTGACGCTGACCTGCGAACAGAGCCCGGCCATCGCCAAGGCCCGCAACCAGGGGCCAAAGTGGCAGCGCGCCTGCTGGAAGACGGTGTATTCGACCGGATTGCGCGGGTGCAATCTGGCGCTCGATGCGTTCGAGGTGTCCACCACGCTGTCGGCAGTGAACGGTTTGGATGTGGGATCCAGCGCGTTTGCCGATGCGCCGCTGGCGCTGGATGGCGGATGGATCGAATGGACGCGCCTCGATGGCCTGGTGGAGCGCCGCTCGATCATGGAGCACAGCCTGGGCAATCTGAGGCTGCTTTACGGCGCGGCCGATCTGGCAGTTGGACTGGCCGTCATTGCCCGGCCCGGCTGCCAGCAGACCTGGGCCGCCTGCGTGGCGCGGGGCAACACCATCAACTATGGCGGCGCCATCTACAAGCCGCGCAAGGATCCAACCGAGACGCCGATGTCATGGACCTGA